One Archangium violaceum genomic window, CGCCATGCGGGTGCCCGCGCCCAGCGCCGCGTAGGCACCCACGGCCAGCGGCGTCGCCGCGCCACCCGTGGCCACCACCGCCGCCGTCGTCACCACCGCCACCGCGGCCGTGGCCGCCATGTCCGCGGTGCTGTCCTTCGTCTCCTGCACGTCCTTGACGTCGTCGGTGGAGTAGCCCAGCCGGCGGTTGGCCGCGTCCGTGTTGCCGGAAGAGATGGCCGCCTCCGCCGCGTTCAGGTTGCGATCCAACCTCGCCGCGTCCGACTCGCCCTTCGTCCAGGTCTGGAGGGTGTTGATGACGCCCAGGCCGCCGCTCTGCTCGAACTGCTGCTGCTCGCGCAGCCGCTGCAATTGCTGCTGCGCCGCGTCCGGGGCGTTCGGGTCGATGGCCCCCTGGTCATACATCTGCTCGAGGACCTCGAACTCGTCGCGGCCACCCAGCTCCGAGTCGAGGTCCGCGCGCAGGTCCTTCTTGTAGAGCTCGCGATAGGCCGTGGTGATGTCGTTGATCTGCGCCTTGGACTTGTTGCCCAGCACCTCGCGCAGGGCGGCCTCATCGGTGCCCAGGCCGTCCATGGCGCGGTGCAGCCGCTCGGCGTCCGCGCGGGCCTGGCCCATCCGATCATTGGCGGCCGGTGGGTTGAGGTAGCGCAGGCCCACGGCGGCATCGTCGCCACCCCAGCCGCGCACCTCGGACTCCAGCGAGCGGTTCGTCTGCCGTTGGAACTCCGCCTTCAGGGCGGGCATGTCCTCGGGCTTCGTGTTCTCGAGGACGTCGAGGATGGCGTCCTTGTCCGCGCCGAACCAGCCCTGCGTGGCGCTGTTGATCTGAGCGGCGCTGGCGGCGGCGGAGTTGCCCTCCAGCAGACCGCGGGCGCGCGTGTAGTCCTCCTTCGACAGCTTCTGCTGCATCTCCGCCTGGAGGGCGGTGTCCGCCAGGAGGATCTCCTTCTGCTCGGGCGGCAGGTCCTCGAGGGTGTCGAACACCCTCTGGCTGTCGGGGCCGAAGAAGCCCTGGAGCGAGTCATGCACCTTGCTGCGCGCGGCGCTGGCCTCGAGCTGCGCCACCTGCGCGGGCGCGGTGGCCTGGGTGGTGGCCAGCAGGCTGTCGAGCTGGGCCTCCTGCGCGCCGTCCAGGTCGGAGGCGAGCGCCTTCTTCATGAACTCCTCGGGCGTGGCGGCCTGGATGTCGCGGTGATCCTCCGCGTACATCTGCTGGAAGGAGCGGGCGATGGACTGACGCTCGGAGGGGGTGGCCTGCTGGAGCGTCCTGATGATGGCGTCCTTGTCGCCGAACCAACCCGTCTGCTGCTGGATGGCGGCCGCGCCCGCGTTGCCCTTGTTGCCGGCCAGCATGCCGTTGACGCGGGTGAGGTCGTCGCCGCCGAGCTCCTCGCGCAGGACCTTGTCCATGTCGAGGTTGTAGTGCTCCTTGAAGGACTGGCGGATGAGCGCGATGTCGGCCGGGTTGCGCCCTTCCAGCGTCTTGAAGATCTTGTCCTCTTCGGTGCCCCAGCCGGTGAGGCCCCCCTTCGTGGCACGGTAGATTTCCGTGGCGTCCCTGGCGGCCTGCTCACGGGTGTAGCCGGGGGTGGTGGCCGGCGCCGGCGGGCCCATGGGGCGCTGCGTCGTGGACGCGGGGACGAAGGAGCTGGTCGAGGACGTGCGGCTGTTCGCGCCCCGGGCCGACGCCATCGCGTCACGGGCCGACGTGGCCGCCTGCGCCGCCGACTGCTCCACGGCCCTCAGCTCGTTCTGGGGGAGGTTGTGCTTGCGGGCCTCGCCGAGCGCCGCCTGCGCCTTCTGCTGGGCCTCCTGCGCACTCCGCGCCGCGGCGTCCGCGCGCTGCTGGGCCTGGGCCGCCTGCAGTCCCTGGGCGCGAGCCGCCTCGGCCGCCGCGCGCCGGGCCTCCTCCGCCGCCCTACGGGCCGCTTCCGCCGCACGCCGGGCCTCTTCCGCCGCACGCTGTGCCGCCGCCGCCGCCGCCGAACTCTGTCCCGCCCCGCCTGCCCCTGCTGTCCGAGAAGCGCCGTCGTTGACTCGCATATGCCCCCAGCTCCGCGCACGGTTCGTTGTGGCGGACCTTTGAATACACGGACGCACTCCAGGTGCGGCCCATATGTCTCGCGGTGGAGATTATCGAAGAATTATCAGCCCGGTTGCTCCTCCAGGCGCAACCGCATGTCGGTGATGAGGCGCAGCCTCCGGGGTGGGTCCTCCTTCTGGGCGGACAGGTCGGCCTGGACGCGCATCTCCATGTCGCAGCGCGCCGGCCACAACCGGTCCAGCCGGAAGACCGTCTCGCCCTTGCTCTGGGAGCGCAGCAGCATCCGTTCCTCACCAGCGCTTCGGGTCTTGTACTCCGCGGGCACGGGTTGGTCGCGCGAGGTCTGCTGGATGAGGAAACGGGTGGTGACGCGGTCTCCGTGGATGGAGGCCAGCTCGAAGCTGGCGGTGCCGCTGGCCGCCACCGGGCCGGAGCCGTAGAGGGGCTGCTCCCAGCGGGCGCCGACGCCAAGGGGCTCGGTGGGGAGCGCGTTGCCGACGAACTGGAGCGCGCGGGTCAGGTCCATCAATTCCTTGCGGCGCGCGGGATCCAGGCTGGAGGGCAGGTGGAGGTCGAGCGTGTTGCCGCGCCGCCCCGCCGTGCCCTTGCCGGTGAGGCCGGGCATGAAGGCGAGGCTGGCGCGGAGCGCGTCCACACTCCGCTGGAGGGTGCCGGGCTCCACGAGCAGGTCCACCGCGTCGAGGGTGAAGTCGTAACGGACATCGCCCTCGGGGGTGATGGATTGGACGTGGATGATGAACGTCATCCGCGTGGAGGGCACCTGGGGCGCGGGCTCGGAGCGCCCACCCGTCTCGACAGTGACGGCGGAGGAGTGGGTGGCGATGACGACCTGCTTCGATCCGGGCTGGGGCCGGAGCACCATCTGCTGCCGCGGCTCGCGGCCCTGGGTGACGAGGCTCATTGCACCGGCAGGCTACCCCGGGGCCCGCCCGGGAGGGAGCCCATCGCGGCTCTCCAGCGGACTCTCGCTTGATTTCACCTGGCCCCCTCGACAAGAGACGGACGCATCCAAGGTGTCCGCCACGAAGCGTCTTCCG contains:
- a CDS encoding annexin; the encoded protein is MRVNDGASRTAGAGGAGQSSAAAAAAQRAAEEARRAAEAARRAAEEARRAAAEAARAQGLQAAQAQQRADAAARSAQEAQQKAQAALGEARKHNLPQNELRAVEQSAAQAATSARDAMASARGANSRTSSTSSFVPASTTQRPMGPPAPATTPGYTREQAARDATEIYRATKGGLTGWGTEEDKIFKTLEGRNPADIALIRQSFKEHYNLDMDKVLREELGGDDLTRVNGMLAGNKGNAGAAAIQQQTGWFGDKDAIIRTLQQATPSERQSIARSFQQMYAEDHRDIQAATPEEFMKKALASDLDGAQEAQLDSLLATTQATAPAQVAQLEASAARSKVHDSLQGFFGPDSQRVFDTLEDLPPEQKEILLADTALQAEMQQKLSKEDYTRARGLLEGNSAAASAAQINSATQGWFGADKDAILDVLENTKPEDMPALKAEFQRQTNRSLESEVRGWGGDDAAVGLRYLNPPAANDRMGQARADAERLHRAMDGLGTDEAALREVLGNKSKAQINDITTAYRELYKKDLRADLDSELGGRDEFEVLEQMYDQGAIDPNAPDAAQQQLQRLREQQQFEQSGGLGVINTLQTWTKGESDAARLDRNLNAAEAAISSGNTDAANRRLGYSTDDVKDVQETKDSTADMAATAAVAVVTTAAVVATGGAATPLAVGAYAALGAGTRMATQAYFKGDALGTDGLLHQGALGAVEGGTAVIPLPKGLGGTGTAVAASEVTEQAVKQTVAQRLRGTAIQGAWEGGVGGATSGALDQAMQSETWRNGVMSGLSQVGQRAVVDGTVGSVFGAGGGAAMDGVMQGASRLAQPREVPVVRNPTLEGSTVRVRYGDGGRVQIEAGPRATSAQIQAHMETARTLQKYEGPLGQVRQLRDRAMQALTRQPGYGTQGFESQLEVKKLKSLISELEGVQRKIDTRLHSLDNSTRVPTAAQRADMERELESLRKQLATHEQQVNSLDPARGFVAAEDLSKKLEGIKTELAQRLPAERANAMVKISGKMDFEGNAAPLKEIEDAWSKAYSQAYEEARRAGDAPKAAGNAARQKAKEAATVVANDVATRAARTRADKALADPSTWNLRPEDQRALNAFTSGSRGMAAKQLSPQLSGLPVAQIEARMMADVSAGRATRLPDTTLPNGKPQQAYQYSDGTLVRVKPQGDQFTSEPSYSIEVLADGVHTAVDQNSVAFKLDAKGQAVPKGPGVVPNPYDRGTNPIQAKAFELRIVEAGHLRSTEPSPTSGGT